A stretch of Henckelia pumila isolate YLH828 chromosome 4, ASM3356847v2, whole genome shotgun sequence DNA encodes these proteins:
- the LOC140862033 gene encoding protein FAR1-RELATED SEQUENCE 5-like encodes MKPQPTGQTGCKARLLVCSNAAGVWKITGVHLGHNHLTSPTKSRAFRCYRQLNAHVKRQLEVNDIAGIPLHKSYNSVVVKVGGYEKMTFIEKDCRNYIDKVRKLRLGEGDAAAIQAYFSKMQSLSPGFFFRLDLDGDGRLKNIFWADNRCRQAYKEFGDVVTFDTTYLTNKYDMPFAPFIGVNHHGHSTLLGFGLLSSEDTETFVWLFRIWLECMEFKSPQGIITDQDRAMQNAIEAAFPNSKHRWCLWHILKKLPEKFGYHCQKASILSSVHELVYESQSTNEFEHGWFSMLDMYDLQNNDWLIGLFREKTRWVPCFLITSFRVGMSTTQRSESMNSFFDGYVHSKTSLKQFVEQYERALRSKVEKEFQADFKSFSQLVPCVTQFDIERHAIAVLIRNKCSVVLEQYILRRWRKDVSRLYMRVKINYNGWLTTPGQLNYERLCEAFTNIADMAADNDEETQKLLEWIESKASDLAISKLRSGCSRTLVSPQSMQVQSDHVDDTTQVSMTTCKVLDPKYTKTEGAPKKLRKKGPLEKCSKKSKVLVKSSKGKNFQPKNIEYNNVIIQSSVENSVMNPIAFSQQLMKPNSLLNVEASTMAAAYAALMSLLNTLELILHPSQQWLRINKTQIKSLLQKVRFLQEFLEDYSHRAHQEMAGVENQIAAKANVADDIIESYVFHQIGARSTSRGAKASTRFSQFIHTFTEEMEDLIENNVMRIKETIGKFEENPTFIDFSPSVASRSAPMVGSHEKLEEYWIYSLGNNQIAKS; translated from the exons ATGAAGCCCCAACCAACCGGTCAAACAGGTTGTAAAGCTAGACTGTTAGTTTGTTCAAATGCTGCTGGAGTATGGAAAATTACTGGTGTCCACCTCGGACATAATCATCTAACTAGTCCAACCAAGTCTAGAGCATTTCGATGCTATCGTCAGTTGAATGCTCACGTGAAACGACAACTGGAAGTAAATGATATAGCAGGTATTCCTCTTCATAAAAGTTATAACTCAGTTGTTGTTAAAGTAGGTGGATATGAAAAAATGACTTTTATTGAAAAAGATTGtcgaaattatattgataaagtAAGGAAATTAAGACTTGGAGAGGGAGATGCAGCTGCCATTCAAGCTTATTTCTCCAAAATGCAGTCACTTTCTCCTGGTTTTTTCTttagattggatttggatggtGATGGTCGATTAAAGAATATATTTTGGGCAGATAATAGGTGTAGACAAGCTTATAAGGAATTTGGAGATGTAGTAACTTTTGATACAACGTACTTAACTAATAAGTATGACATGCCATTTGCTCCTTTCATCGGTGTTAATCATCATGGACACTCAACACTGCTTGGTTTTGGTTTACTTTCTAGTGAGGATACAGAGACATTTGTCTGGTTGTTTAGGATATGGCTAGAGTGCATGGAATTTAAGTCACCTCAAGGGATAATCACTGATCAAGATAGGGCAATGCAAAATGCCATAGAAGCAGCATTTCCCAACTCAAAACATAGGTGGTGTTTATGGCATATCCTTAAGAAATTACCTGAAAAATTTGGATATCATTGTCAAAAGGCTTCCATACTCTCATCTGTACATGAATTGGTATATGAATCACAAAGCACAAATGAGTTCGAACATGGTTGGTTTTCTATGCTTGATATGTATGATTTGCAAAATAATGATTGGTTGATTGGActttttagagagaaaactcGTTGGGTTCCATGTTTTCTCATAACTTCATTTCGGGTCGGAATGTCAACAACCCAACGAAGCGAGAGTATGAATTCTTTTTTCGACGGGTATGTCCATTCGAAAACATCTTTGAAACAATTCGTGGAGCAATATGAGCGAGCTCTAAGGAGTAAAGTTGAGAAAGAGTTTCAAGCTGATTTTAAATCATTCTCACAGTTGGTCCCTTGCGTTACTCAATTTGATATAGAGAG GCATGCTATTGCAGTTCTGATCCGTAACAAGTGTTCTGTCGTTCTTGAGCAATATATACTTCGACGTTGGAGAAAGGACGTGAGTAGATTGTATATGAGGGTGAAGATAAATTATAATGGATGGCTAACTACTCCTGGTCAGTTAAATTACGAGAGGTTGTGCGAGGCATTTACAAATATTGCAGATATGGCTGCAGACAATGATGAAGAAACTCAAAAGCTTCTCGAGTGGATTGAAAGTAAAGCAAGTGATCTTGCTATATCAAAGTTGCGATCAGGTTGTAGTCGTACTTTGGTATCACCACAGAGCATGCAAGTACAATCTGATCATGTTGATGATACAACTCAAGTTTCTATGACTACTTGCAAAGTTCTTGATCCAAAGTACACTAAAACAGAAGGAGCCCCTAAAAAGCTTCGAAAGAAAGGTCCGTTGGAGAAGTGTTCTAAGAAATCAAAG GTCTTGGTGAAATCAAGCAAAGGAAAGAACTTTCAACCGAAAAATATTGAATACAATAATGTGATCATTCAATCAAGTGTTGAGAATTCTGTTATGAATCCAATTGCTTTCTCACAACAATTAATG AAACCAAATTCACTGCTGAACGTTGAAGCTTCAACTATGGCCGCGGCATATGCAGCTCTAATGTCTCTTCTGAATACTTTAGAGCTCATCTTGCACCCTTCCCAGCAATGGCTACGTATAAACAAAACACAGATCAAGTCCCTGCTGCAAAAGGTCCGTTTCCTTCAAGAATTTCTCGAAGATTATTCACACAGAGCCCACCAAGAAATGGCTGGAGTGGAGAATCAAATTGCAGCTAAAGCTAATGTGGCAGATGATATCATCGAGTCCtatgtatttcatcaaattggAGCACGATCTACGAGTAGAGGGGCGAAGGCCTCGACCCGCTTCTCCCAATTTATCCATACATTTACAGAAGAGATGGAGGATCTGATCGAGAACAATGTGATGAGGATAAAAGAGACTATTGGGAAGTTTGAGGAAAATCCCACTTTCATAGATTTTTCGCCTTCTGTGGCATCAAGATCAGCTCCCATGGTGGGCTCTCACGAGAAGTTGGAGGAATATTGGATATACTCACTGGGCAACAATCAAATCGCCAAATCGTAG
- the LOC140862034 gene encoding putative late blight resistance protein homolog R1B-16, with translation MLLEIGQSRSEGGHLSDDQLGQAKSDTGDEQLGEILYKMLFGRRYLIVLDDLWSIEAWDEIKRLFPDHCNNGSRIMITTRVKKVAEQLSSCPLFELDLLDDNRSWELMSEKVFGHEQGCPPELEELGKTIAKNCKGLPLAIVVIGGVLAKSDKTMVFWEHVVENMKSIINSEDNYEKCLEILYLSYNNLPIHLKPCFLYLASDLITYNIRIPRIIKECVSVGILKPIRGKSLEEAGNEYITELVDRNLLFVRRRGFLGNLVSCGMHDLLRDLCLREVQKINLFRVEDDRSPTFISHLRLRPSNTERFVPRALDILVPASLGRSITGGSDSTSWYDGQLQSLRVLSMIDSILPDENSQLMNLRFLYFLGHLDPNSISRFYPLMSLCWNLQTLHINNFLFEPLYLPPEIWCLPHLRHLESNKIVLPDPPMDNHILENLQTLCTVVFFRCSEEVYTRLPNLKVLGIEYEDLYPGVGVEWPLFHLHNLVHLQKLQKLRFEPHCLISWKYLSFPFSLKELSLRRCRLPWEGMSIVGSLPNLELLQLWNGACEGQTWCPTQGQFVKLKVLFLKAIDLLHWRADKTHFPVLQHLILGYLDLEEFPQDFGEHPTLVKIQVFDCSDSTNGWAEEVGEEQQSYGNEGFRVIKRDRVKKKDLTSYCIFHQSICIS, from the coding sequence ATGCTACTAGAAATTGGACAAAGTAGATCAGAGGGTGGTCATTTAAGTGATGATCAGTTGGGCCAAGCCAAGAGTGATACTGGTGATGAACAATTGGGTGAAATATTGTACAAAATGTTATTTGGTAGAAGATATTTGATCGTGTTGGATGATTTATGGAGCATTGAGGCTTGGGACGAGATAAAACGATTATTTCCAGATCATTGCAACAATGGAAGTCGAATCATGATAACGACGAGGGTAAAGAAGGTGGCAGAGCAATTGAGCTCTTGTCCGCTCTTTGAACTGGATTTGTTAGATGACAACAGGAGCTGGGAATTGATGAGCGAAAAGGTTTTCGGACATGAACAAGGTTGTCCTCCTGAACTGGAAGAATTAGGGAAGACGATTGCGAAAAATTGCAAAGGACTTCCTCTAGCAATTGTGGTGATTGGTGGAGTGCTCGCCAAGTCTGATAAGACGATGGTGTTTTGGGAGCATGTAGTTGAAAATATGAAGTCAATCATAAATTCAGAGGACAATTACGAGAAATGCTTGGAGATATTATATTTGAGTTACAATAACTTGCCTATTCATTTGAAACCATGCTTTCTCTACTTGGCTTCGGATCTAATAACATATAATATTCGTATCCCTAGGATCATCAAGGAATGCGTTTCTGTGGGAATTCTAAAACCTATAAGAGGTAAAAGCTTGGAAGAGGCAGGAAATGAATACATAACAGAACTTGTTGATAGAAACCTCCTTTTCGTTCGTAGACGAGGGTTCCTTGGTAACTTAGTAAGTTGTGGTATGCATGATCTCTTGAGAGACCTATGTTTGAGGGAGGTGCAAAAAATAAACCTGTTTCGTGTGGAAGATGATCGGAGCCCAACATTCATCTCTCACCTCCGTCTTCGTCCATCTAACACAGAACGATTCGTGCCACGTGCCCTTGACATATTGGTACCCGCATCACTAGGTCGGTCTATTACCGGTGGGTCGGATAGCACGTCATGGTACGATGGTCAATTACAATCGTTGAGGGTGTTGTCgatgattgattcaattctaCCTGATGAAAACTCGCAGCTAATGAACCTGCGGTTCTTGTATTTCCTTGGTCATTTGGATCCGAATTCGATTTCGAGGTTTTATCCTTTGATGTCCTTGTGTTGGAATCTACAGACTTTGCACATTAACAATTTCTTATTTGAACCTTTATATCTGCCGCCAGAAATTTGGTGTTTGCCACACCTCAGGCATCTGGAGAGTAATAAAATTGTTTTACCTGACCCTCCCATGGACAATCATATTTTGGAAAATCTGCAGACTCTCTGCACGGTTGTATTTTTTAGGTGTAGTGAGGAGGTTTATACGAGACTTCCAAATCTGAAGGTATTAGGAATTGAATATGAAGATCTATACCCAGGAGTAGGAGTGGAATGGCCCTTGTTCCACCTTCACAATCTTGTCCACTTGCAAAAACTCCAAAAACTACGTTTTGAGCCACATTGCCTGATATCATGGAAATATCTCAGCTTCCCATTCTCTCTCAAAGAGTTGAGTTTACGTAGATGCAGGTTACCATGGGAAGGCATGAGCATTGTGGGTTCATTGCCTAATCTTGAGCTACTTCAGCTCTGGAATGGCGCGTGTGAAGGGCAGACGTGGTGTCCAACACAAGGTCAATTTGTAAAATTGAAAGTGTTATTCCTTAAGGCTATTGATTTGTTACATTGGAGAGCAGACAAGACACACTTCCCAGTCCTCCAGCACTTAATTCTTGGATATTTAGATTTGGAGGAATTTCCTCAAGACTTTGGGGAACATCCAACACTTGTAAAAATTCAAGTGTTTGATTGTAGCGATTCTACCAATGGTTGGGCAGAGGAAGTAGGTGAGGAACAACAGAGCTATGGAAATGAAGGCTTTCGAGTCATAAAACGTGATAGagtgaaaaaaaaagatttgacgagctattgtatttttcatcaatcTATTTGCATTTCTTAA